In the Streptomyces sp. NBC_00525 genome, one interval contains:
- a CDS encoding glycoside hydrolase family 9 protein yields MNAFSPPSPVRRRRRVGGVLALAALFGGVLTAPGAVAADGDEPAPEQIVNGDFSAGTAPWWSTANAPVAVVDGRLCAEVPAGTVNPWDAIIGQNDVPLVAGESYTLTYTASSTVPLSIHTNVQMATEPYTTDLAETDHIGTEDTSFTHVFTATADRDAAQVAFQVGGGAAATTFCVDDVSLRGGAEPPVYVPDTGSPVRINQVGYLPEGPKTGTLVTDATDPLPWTLKAADGSTAASGTTVPGGEDPTSRQNVHTFDFSDATATGDGFTIEADGQVSEPFSIRGDLYDGLRSDALAYFYQNRSGIAIDADLVGEEYARPAGHLGVAPNKGDTDVPCQPGVCDYRLDVRGGWYDAGDHGKYVVNGGIAVAELMDTYERTLTADGAESAELGDGALRVPEHGNDVPDILDEARWELEFLMRMQVPAGQPLAGMAHHKVHDANWTGLPMRPELDPEQRELHPPTTAATLNLAATAAQCARLYAPFDEAFAAKCETAAETAWAAAQAHPDVLASPADGVGGGTYEDGDVRDEFYWAAAELFTTTGEDTYRQALLDSPLHGDVDAAFPADGGIWWGGTAGLGVLTLATVPNDLTATQLADVRAVVTTAADRYRAQTEDQLYGVPYVPKGLNYAWGSNSQVLNNMIVLATAADLTGEAGYRDAVLRGADYLFGRNPLNQSYVTGYGERSSQNQHHRFWAHQSDPSLPHPPAGSLAGGPNLTAPTSGDPEAAQKLTGCAAAMCYLDDNGSYATNEVAINWNAPLAFIASYLDDAGDGTGPDRACEVTYSSHPWSTGSTTTVTVKNTGTEPVSPWSLTWLLPGDQKLSHTWSAEIDQYGRTVTAAPLSWNRSIAPGASVDFGFNSSITGPAADPGTVKLNGRACAAG; encoded by the coding sequence GTGAATGCCTTCTCGCCCCCGTCCCCCGTACGGCGCAGACGCCGCGTCGGGGGAGTGCTGGCCCTTGCCGCTCTGTTCGGCGGTGTGCTCACCGCGCCCGGTGCCGTCGCGGCGGACGGTGACGAGCCGGCGCCGGAGCAGATCGTCAACGGTGACTTCTCCGCCGGTACGGCGCCCTGGTGGTCCACGGCCAACGCGCCGGTCGCCGTCGTCGACGGGCGGCTGTGCGCGGAGGTGCCAGCCGGGACCGTGAACCCGTGGGACGCGATCATCGGGCAGAACGACGTCCCGCTCGTCGCGGGCGAGTCGTACACCCTGACGTACACGGCGAGTTCGACCGTACCGCTGTCCATTCACACCAACGTGCAGATGGCGACCGAGCCGTACACCACCGATCTGGCCGAGACGGATCACATCGGCACCGAGGACACCTCCTTCACGCATGTGTTCACCGCGACCGCCGACCGGGACGCCGCACAGGTCGCCTTCCAGGTCGGCGGCGGCGCGGCGGCGACGACCTTCTGCGTGGACGACGTGTCGCTGCGCGGGGGCGCCGAGCCGCCCGTGTACGTACCGGACACCGGCTCGCCGGTCCGGATCAACCAGGTCGGCTATCTGCCCGAGGGCCCCAAGACCGGCACCCTGGTCACCGACGCGACCGACCCGCTGCCGTGGACGCTGAAGGCGGCCGACGGCTCGACGGCCGCGAGCGGGACGACCGTGCCCGGCGGCGAGGACCCGACCTCCCGCCAGAACGTGCACACCTTCGACTTCAGCGACGCCACCGCCACCGGCGACGGCTTCACGATCGAGGCGGACGGGCAGGTCAGCGAGCCGTTCTCGATCCGTGGCGACCTCTACGACGGCCTGCGGTCCGACGCGCTCGCGTACTTCTACCAGAACCGCAGCGGCATCGCGATCGACGCGGACCTGGTCGGCGAGGAGTACGCGCGCCCGGCCGGGCACCTGGGCGTGGCGCCCAACAAGGGCGACACGGACGTGCCGTGCCAGCCGGGCGTCTGCGACTACCGGCTCGATGTGCGCGGCGGCTGGTACGACGCCGGGGACCACGGCAAGTACGTCGTCAACGGCGGCATCGCGGTCGCCGAGCTGATGGACACCTACGAGCGGACCCTGACCGCGGACGGCGCCGAGTCCGCCGAGCTGGGCGACGGCGCGCTGCGCGTGCCCGAGCACGGCAACGACGTCCCCGACATCCTCGACGAGGCGCGCTGGGAGCTGGAGTTCCTGATGCGCATGCAGGTCCCGGCCGGGCAGCCGCTCGCCGGCATGGCCCACCACAAGGTGCACGACGCCAACTGGACCGGTCTGCCGATGCGCCCCGAACTCGACCCGGAGCAGCGCGAACTGCACCCGCCGACCACCGCGGCGACCCTGAACCTCGCCGCGACGGCCGCCCAGTGCGCCCGACTGTACGCCCCGTTCGACGAGGCGTTCGCGGCGAAGTGCGAGACCGCCGCCGAGACGGCGTGGGCCGCCGCGCAGGCGCACCCGGACGTGCTCGCCAGCCCGGCGGACGGCGTCGGGGGCGGCACGTACGAGGACGGCGACGTGCGCGACGAGTTCTACTGGGCCGCCGCCGAGCTGTTCACCACCACCGGCGAGGACACCTACCGGCAGGCGCTGCTCGACTCGCCGCTGCACGGTGACGTGGACGCGGCCTTCCCGGCGGACGGCGGGATCTGGTGGGGCGGCACCGCCGGACTCGGCGTGCTCACCCTGGCCACCGTGCCCAACGACCTGACGGCGACCCAGCTCGCCGACGTGCGCGCGGTCGTCACGACGGCCGCCGACCGGTACCGGGCGCAGACCGAGGACCAGCTGTACGGCGTGCCGTACGTGCCCAAGGGCCTGAACTACGCCTGGGGCTCCAACAGCCAGGTCCTCAACAACATGATCGTGCTGGCCACGGCCGCCGACCTGACCGGCGAGGCCGGTTACCGGGACGCCGTCCTGCGCGGCGCGGACTACCTGTTCGGGCGCAACCCGCTCAACCAGTCGTACGTCACCGGCTACGGCGAGCGGTCCTCGCAGAACCAGCACCACCGGTTCTGGGCCCACCAGTCCGACCCGTCCCTGCCGCATCCGCCGGCCGGCTCACTGGCGGGCGGGCCGAACCTCACCGCCCCCACCTCGGGCGACCCGGAGGCCGCGCAGAAGCTCACGGGCTGCGCCGCCGCGATGTGCTACCTCGACGACAACGGCTCGTACGCCACCAACGAGGTCGCCATCAACTGGAACGCGCCGCTCGCCTTCATCGCCTCCTACCTGGACGACGCGGGCGACGGCACGGGCCCGGACCGCGCCTGCGAGGTCACGTACTCCTCGCACCCGTGGAGCACCGGTTCGACCACCACGGTCACGGTGAAGAACACCGGCACCGAGCCCGTCAGCCCCTGGTCCCTGACCTGGCTGCTGCCCGGCGACCAGAAGCTCAGCCACACCTGGAGCGCCGAGATCGACCAGTACGGCAGGACGGTGACGGCCGCACCGCTGTCCTGGAACCGCTCCATCGCCCCCGGTGCCTCCGTGGACTTCGGGTTCAACAGCAGCATCACCGGGCCGGCGGCCGATCCCGGCACGGTGAAGCTCAACGGGCGGGCCTGCGCCGCCGGATGA
- a CDS encoding HelD family protein: protein MPAHEFESDTTNDPLAHERAHLAASRAALRAMREDAQNLDIRDVTANWVNAAVLQAQIDERIKSLADLAHTPLFFGRLDYLHVVGAQEAEGAEGERFYIGRRHVHDAQGDPMVIDWRAPVSQPFYRASRKDPLDVGRRRRFGYTGGDLTAYEDEHLTDPGEADRTSRLLQAEIERPRVGPMRDIVATIQPEQDEIVRSELGGTVCVQGGPGTGKTAVGLHRVAYLLYAHRERLARTGTLVVGPNRSFLHYIEQVLPALGELEVKQATVEDLVTGQIEVRGTDEAASAVVKGDARMAEVLRRALRSHVTPPTEPVMVVRGSRRWRVPAYEIEEMVQELLTRDMRYGAAHEALPQRIAHAVLVRMEQAGEAPDDRVQNAVARNAAVKAAVKAIWPAVDPAKLVLRLLSDADFLAEHSKGLLSEDERKAILWAKPARGVKSAKWSAADAVLIDEAADLVSRTHSLGHVVIDEAQDLSPMQYRAVGRRCSTGSATVLGDLAQGTTPWSTQSWEQALGHLGKADAVVEELTAGFRVPRDVIAYASRLLPVISPGLTPVESVRESPGSLSVRKVDDLDTAVVAACEEALGHEGSTGLIAADARVPALAGALTAAGHTYLSPGEETTAETRLTLVPASLAKGLEYDYVVLDEPAAVVDGEPDERTGLRRLYVALTRAVSGLTVLHAAPLPDELTR from the coding sequence GTGCCCGCGCACGAATTCGAGAGCGACACCACCAACGACCCCCTCGCCCATGAACGCGCCCATCTCGCGGCATCCCGCGCCGCGCTGCGGGCCATGCGGGAGGACGCCCAGAACCTGGACATCCGCGACGTCACGGCGAACTGGGTGAACGCGGCGGTTCTCCAGGCGCAGATCGACGAGCGGATCAAATCCCTCGCGGACCTCGCGCACACCCCGCTGTTCTTCGGGCGGCTGGACTATCTGCACGTCGTCGGGGCGCAGGAGGCGGAGGGCGCGGAGGGCGAGCGGTTCTACATCGGGCGCCGCCATGTGCACGACGCGCAGGGCGACCCGATGGTCATCGACTGGCGGGCCCCGGTCTCGCAGCCGTTCTACCGGGCGTCGCGCAAGGACCCGCTGGACGTGGGCCGCAGGCGCCGCTTCGGCTACACGGGCGGCGACCTCACCGCGTACGAGGACGAGCACCTCACCGACCCCGGCGAGGCGGACCGGACGAGCAGGCTGCTCCAGGCGGAGATCGAGCGCCCGCGCGTCGGGCCGATGCGGGACATCGTCGCGACGATCCAGCCGGAGCAGGACGAGATCGTCCGCAGCGAGCTGGGCGGCACGGTCTGCGTACAGGGAGGACCCGGCACCGGGAAGACGGCCGTCGGCCTGCACCGGGTGGCGTACCTGCTGTACGCGCACCGCGAGCGGCTCGCCCGCACGGGCACCCTGGTCGTCGGGCCGAACCGCTCCTTCCTGCACTACATCGAGCAGGTGCTGCCGGCCCTCGGTGAGCTGGAGGTGAAGCAGGCGACCGTCGAGGACCTGGTCACCGGGCAGATCGAGGTCCGGGGCACGGACGAGGCGGCGTCGGCCGTGGTGAAGGGCGACGCGCGGATGGCGGAGGTGCTGCGCCGCGCGCTGCGGTCGCATGTGACCCCGCCGACCGAGCCGGTCATGGTGGTGCGCGGCTCGCGGCGCTGGCGGGTTCCGGCGTACGAGATCGAGGAGATGGTCCAGGAGCTGCTGACCCGCGACATGCGGTACGGGGCCGCGCACGAGGCGCTGCCGCAGCGCATCGCGCATGCCGTGCTGGTGCGGATGGAGCAGGCGGGCGAGGCGCCCGACGACCGGGTGCAGAACGCGGTGGCCCGCAACGCGGCGGTCAAGGCGGCCGTGAAGGCGATCTGGCCGGCGGTCGACCCGGCCAAGCTGGTCCTGCGGCTGCTGTCCGACGCTGACTTCCTGGCGGAGCACTCCAAGGGGCTACTCTCCGAGGACGAGCGGAAGGCGATCCTCTGGGCCAAGCCGGCCCGCGGCGTGAAGTCCGCGAAGTGGTCTGCGGCCGACGCGGTGCTGATCGACGAGGCGGCCGACCTGGTCTCCCGTACGCACTCGCTGGGCCATGTCGTCATCGACGAGGCGCAGGACCTCTCCCCCATGCAGTACCGGGCGGTCGGCCGCCGCTGCTCGACCGGTTCGGCGACCGTCCTCGGCGACCTGGCGCAGGGCACGACCCCCTGGTCCACGCAGAGCTGGGAACAGGCGCTGGGCCACCTGGGCAAGGCGGACGCGGTGGTGGAGGAGCTGACGGCCGGCTTCCGTGTGCCGCGCGATGTGATCGCGTACGCCTCCCGGCTGCTGCCGGTGATCTCGCCGGGCCTCACCCCGGTGGAGTCGGTGCGTGAGTCGCCCGGTTCGCTGTCCGTGAGGAAGGTGGACGACCTGGACACCGCCGTCGTCGCGGCGTGCGAGGAGGCGCTGGGCCATGAGGGGTCCACCGGCCTGATCGCGGCCGACGCGCGCGTCCCCGCGCTGGCCGGTGCGCTGACGGCGGCCGGTCACACCTATCTCTCGCCCGGTGAGGAGACGACCGCCGAGACCCGGCTGACCCTGGTCCCGGCCTCACTGGCCAAGGGCCTGGAGTACGACTACGTGGTGCTGGACGAGCCGGCGGCCGTGGTGGACGGGGAGCCGGACGAGCGCACGGGCCTGCGCCGGCTGTACGTGGCGCTGACCCGTGCGGTGTCCGGCCTGACGGTGCTTCACGCTGCGCCGCTGCCGGACGAGTTGACGCGGTAG